In Hallerella succinigenes, the following are encoded in one genomic region:
- a CDS encoding pseudouridine synthase, whose product MRINKFLSLCGVASRRASDDLIRQGRVTVNGDVLEGLGREVDEHKDDVRVDGKRVRPPKRTSILMFHKPAGCVCSASDPQGRTTVYDYLPAEYRSMKYIGRLDLQSRGLLLFTDDGDLLYKLTHPKFEVPRSYYVWTTRPLSHADAQKLVDGVEIGENEKGVMESAHAEEIFFDQGFFEMVLCEGKNREIRRMLEQVGYTIRDLKRVTYAGIGLGNLPTGEFRELSSAEEKILREAVED is encoded by the coding sequence ATGCGAATCAATAAATTTCTTTCGCTGTGCGGTGTCGCAAGCCGCCGTGCTTCCGACGATCTGATTCGTCAAGGCCGTGTAACCGTCAACGGAGACGTCTTGGAAGGACTCGGCCGAGAAGTCGATGAGCACAAGGACGATGTCCGCGTTGACGGCAAACGCGTGCGCCCGCCTAAAAGGACTTCAATTCTGATGTTCCACAAACCCGCAGGCTGCGTTTGCTCTGCAAGCGATCCGCAGGGTCGCACAACCGTCTACGATTACCTCCCGGCGGAATACCGTTCGATGAAGTATATTGGACGTTTGGACTTGCAGAGCCGTGGACTTCTTTTGTTTACCGACGACGGCGATCTGCTATACAAACTCACGCATCCGAAGTTTGAAGTTCCCCGCAGCTATTATGTTTGGACGACTCGCCCGCTTTCCCATGCCGACGCCCAGAAACTCGTCGATGGTGTCGAAATCGGGGAAAATGAAAAGGGAGTGATGGAATCCGCCCACGCCGAAGAAATTTTCTTTGACCAGGGATTCTTTGAAATGGTTCTTTGCGAAGGCAAGAACCGTGAAATCCGTCGCATGCTCGAACAGGTCGGTTATACGATCCGCGACTTGAAGCGTGTAACTTATGCGGGTATTGGGCTTGGAAACCTGCCGACCGGCGAATTCCGAGAACTCTCTTCCGCGGAAGAAAAAATCCTTCGCGAAGCGGTTGAGGATTAA
- a CDS encoding metallophosphoesterase yields MKRSIFIGDIHGCYDEMMKMLDVVHYTPGDDSIYFTGDLINKGPDSIKVVQELLANPFQYVMGNHEAWLLNFVKIPENEWTEKQKRSAEILGDPFWLASIVKNWPLWIDTPQALLVHAGIEPGKAKIEDMDPNVLLSVRTWDGKGEDLNNPEDPAWFECVTWPKTVIFGHWAAKGLVDNVPGFIGLDSGCVYGKYLSAYCLEERKFYSVPAARPYSPIKKKKRVPTNA; encoded by the coding sequence ATGAAACGCAGCATTTTTATCGGAGACATTCACGGTTGCTACGATGAAATGATGAAAATGCTCGACGTCGTCCATTACACGCCGGGCGATGACTCCATTTATTTTACCGGCGACCTGATCAATAAAGGTCCCGATTCCATAAAAGTCGTACAGGAACTTCTCGCCAATCCGTTCCAGTACGTCATGGGAAATCACGAAGCCTGGCTTTTGAATTTTGTAAAGATTCCCGAAAACGAATGGACCGAAAAACAAAAGCGCTCCGCAGAAATTCTCGGCGATCCATTCTGGCTTGCATCCATTGTTAAAAATTGGCCCCTCTGGATTGACACGCCTCAAGCGTTACTCGTCCACGCAGGCATTGAACCGGGAAAGGCAAAGATCGAAGACATGGATCCTAACGTGCTGCTTTCCGTGCGCACCTGGGACGGCAAAGGCGAAGACCTGAACAACCCCGAGGATCCCGCTTGGTTTGAATGTGTAACCTGGCCCAAAACCGTCATTTTCGGACATTGGGCTGCCAAGGGACTCGTCGATAACGTTCCAGGATTCATCGGACTCGATTCCGGCTGCGTCTACGGGAAATACCTTTCCGCCTACTGCCTTGAAGAACGAAAGTTCTATTCTGTTCCCGCGGCACGGCCGTACAGCCCGATCAAAAAGAAGAAACGCGTACCTACGAACGCCTGA
- the nadA gene encoding quinolinate synthase NadA yields MTAQELFNRLKSIQPGAVLCNYTMEYCEKLIPIINEINELKKERNAVILAHSYVAPEIVLGVADYDGDSFKLSQDATKVQADMIIFAAVRFMGETAKILNPTKEVIIPGPLSGCSLADSITGEDVKKLRAKYPGYTVACYINTTADVKAECDVCVTSSNVYKIIANLPNDKIIFVPDRLMGANLQEALEKNGIHKEIVLFSGCCYVHEKYDPELISFFRSQNPGLRVVSHPECHPGVALLSDYVGSTGQMVKYIKDQPEGTPFLLLTECGLNARMHYEFPNKQFIGSCSMCKYMKSNSLENILESLRHPEMASKVELSADVAARAKHCIDEMFRYAAM; encoded by the coding sequence ATGACAGCGCAAGAACTTTTCAATCGTCTCAAGAGCATTCAGCCGGGTGCCGTTCTTTGCAACTACACCATGGAATACTGCGAAAAATTGATTCCGATTATCAACGAAATCAACGAACTCAAAAAAGAACGCAACGCGGTGATTCTCGCCCACAGTTACGTGGCACCGGAAATCGTCCTCGGTGTTGCCGACTACGACGGTGATAGTTTCAAGCTGAGCCAGGACGCTACCAAGGTCCAAGCCGACATGATTATTTTTGCCGCGGTCCGCTTCATGGGCGAAACGGCAAAGATTTTGAATCCGACGAAAGAAGTGATCATTCCGGGTCCGCTTTCCGGTTGCAGCCTCGCCGACAGCATTACCGGCGAAGACGTGAAAAAGCTCCGTGCAAAATATCCGGGTTATACGGTCGCCTGCTACATCAACACGACCGCTGATGTGAAAGCGGAATGCGATGTCTGCGTCACGAGCTCCAACGTTTACAAAATCATCGCAAACCTTCCAAACGACAAGATCATCTTTGTCCCGGACCGTTTGATGGGGGCAAACCTTCAGGAAGCTCTTGAAAAGAACGGCATCCACAAGGAAATCGTTCTGTTCTCCGGTTGCTGCTATGTGCATGAAAAGTACGATCCGGAACTCATCAGTTTCTTCCGAAGCCAGAATCCAGGGCTCCGCGTGGTGAGCCATCCGGAATGCCATCCGGGCGTCGCCCTTTTGAGCGATTACGTCGGCAGTACCGGTCAGATGGTCAAGTACATCAAGGACCAGCCGGAAGGCACCCCGTTCCTGCTTCTCACGGAATGCGGCTTGAACGCTCGCATGCATTATGAATTCCCGAACAAGCAGTTCATCGGCAGTTGCAGCATGTGCAAGTACATGAAGTCGAATTCGCTCGAAAACATTCTTGAATCTCTGCGTCACCCAGAAATGGCTTCCAAGGTGGAACTCTCCGCCGACGTAGCAGCCCGCGCCAAGCACTGCATTGACGAAATGTTCCGCTACGCAGCGATGTAA
- a CDS encoding outer membrane beta-barrel protein → MRFLSKLLILLLIVTGTSFAGYRGKVIWHRSYFISLGVDALFSLGGDLNGDGAIEANGDDTDDVVYLPHIGSFPLPNIEAGVNFNQHTIAVHFGIWQPDVRYGEDTDYFTEDDANYWRLGVEYRYYFFWPEDFMIGPGLGYAFARYSVHGAAIGFDKYDGEYREAAVFATNSFAVSANMRYKIRPFGMDVALRYRPTFIRSLSTETAGYCSLSETLWHHMIEVSARVFLEF, encoded by the coding sequence ATGAGATTCCTTTCGAAGCTTCTGATTCTTTTGTTGATTGTGACCGGTACAAGTTTTGCCGGTTACCGCGGAAAAGTCATTTGGCACCGAAGCTACTTCATTTCCCTCGGCGTGGATGCGCTCTTCTCCTTGGGCGGTGACTTGAACGGTGACGGAGCTATCGAAGCCAACGGCGATGACACCGATGACGTCGTTTACCTTCCCCACATCGGATCTTTCCCATTGCCGAACATCGAAGCGGGTGTAAACTTTAACCAACACACGATTGCCGTCCATTTCGGCATTTGGCAGCCTGACGTCCGATACGGCGAAGATACGGATTACTTCACCGAAGACGATGCGAACTACTGGCGCCTTGGCGTGGAATACCGCTACTACTTCTTCTGGCCGGAAGACTTTATGATTGGCCCGGGCCTCGGTTACGCCTTTGCCCGTTACTCCGTCCACGGAGCAGCTATTGGCTTTGACAAGTATGACGGCGAATACCGCGAAGCGGCCGTCTTTGCAACAAACTCTTTTGCCGTTTCGGCAAATATGCGTTACAAGATTCGCCCGTTCGGCATGGATGTCGCTTTGCGTTACCGCCCCACGTTCATCCGCAGCTTAAGCACCGAAACGGCCGGCTACTGCAGCCTTTCCGAAACGCTCTGGCACCACATGATTGAAGTGAGCGCCCGAGTGTTCCTCGAATTCTAA
- a CDS encoding tetratricopeptide repeat protein translates to MKRIFILISLLAIAAFARPINDGNELFRKGDFAGALQKYMEARKDEPANPLLFYNIGTCQYKLGNYEEAQKELESASRMPDSSIASKAAFNLANTFYRLGEKSSEPSERIAKWREAVGYLKKAIDLDPNFENAKRNVEIVQRKLKEEIDKQKEQNQQNENQDQKQPELSENAKQILARALQMCKDGEYTPAKNLLENTMASDSTASSFGPYIQRIEDVIDIKAGRAPKSKIDQSNADNDLGVI, encoded by the coding sequence ATGAAAAGAATCTTCATTTTAATTTCGCTTTTGGCGATTGCGGCTTTCGCTCGCCCGATCAACGATGGCAATGAGCTGTTCCGCAAGGGCGACTTTGCGGGAGCGCTTCAAAAGTACATGGAAGCGCGAAAGGATGAACCTGCGAATCCATTGCTCTTTTACAACATCGGAACGTGCCAGTACAAGCTCGGCAATTACGAAGAAGCGCAGAAGGAACTCGAAAGCGCTTCTCGCATGCCGGACTCTTCGATCGCTTCAAAGGCCGCTTTCAATTTGGCAAACACGTTCTACCGCCTCGGAGAAAAGTCTTCGGAACCGTCGGAACGCATTGCAAAATGGCGTGAAGCGGTTGGCTACTTAAAAAAAGCGATCGATCTCGATCCGAATTTTGAAAATGCGAAGCGCAATGTGGAAATTGTGCAACGCAAGCTCAAAGAAGAAATTGACAAGCAGAAAGAACAGAATCAGCAGAACGAAAATCAGGATCAAAAGCAGCCCGAACTTTCGGAAAATGCAAAACAGATCCTTGCCCGGGCCCTGCAAATGTGCAAGGACGGCGAATACACGCCTGCCAAGAATCTGCTTGAAAATACGATGGCCTCGGACTCTACCGCTTCGAGCTTTGGCCCGTACATTCAACGTATTGAAGACGTAATTGACATTAAGGCAGGACGTGCTCCCAAGAGTAAAATCGATCAGTCCAATGCCGATAACGATTTGGGGGTGATCTAG
- a CDS encoding VWA domain-containing protein, with amino-acid sequence MRFAEPNFLWALFTLPLFLLLFIYAYHRRKKLASRFASISMLPKIATSLSPWRRAIKTSLLLLGLAFLILALARPQWGRQMEHIERKGLDVLLLQDISLSMLAEDVKPNRLVRSRHEISAFLDTLSGDRVGLVAFSGEAQTLVPLTLDYGTVQLILRDLEPGWLLPGTDLAAAIDKGLQMFRRSKVPSKYAVMVLMSDGEEQDAKAVEKAKEAAEAGIRIYTVGIGSKEGVPIPEPSKNGDVSYHKDRFGNIVTTHLEEKTLQDIAGITGARYFYASPGEFQLQKVLSEIQSLEKRDTSSDQVENYKDRYQIFLAIAALLFLAEALLSERGKKRKQVAGRFS; translated from the coding sequence ATGAGATTTGCAGAACCGAATTTTTTGTGGGCTCTCTTTACGCTCCCGCTTTTTTTGTTGCTCTTTATTTATGCGTACCATCGGCGGAAAAAGCTCGCTTCGCGCTTTGCGTCCATATCGATGCTCCCGAAGATTGCGACTTCGCTTTCTCCGTGGCGACGTGCGATCAAGACGAGCCTATTGCTCCTCGGTCTTGCGTTTTTGATTTTGGCGCTTGCCCGTCCGCAGTGGGGCCGTCAGATGGAACATATTGAACGCAAGGGCCTTGACGTTTTGCTGCTCCAGGATATTTCCCTTTCGATGCTTGCGGAAGATGTCAAGCCGAATCGTTTGGTGCGTTCCCGTCATGAAATTTCTGCATTCCTCGATACGCTTTCGGGCGACCGTGTGGGCCTTGTGGCTTTTTCGGGTGAAGCGCAGACCTTAGTGCCGCTCACTTTGGACTACGGCACGGTGCAGTTGATTTTGCGCGACTTGGAACCGGGTTGGCTTTTGCCGGGAACGGATCTTGCCGCGGCAATCGATAAAGGCTTGCAGATGTTCCGTCGTTCCAAGGTGCCGTCTAAGTACGCTGTGATGGTGCTGATGAGCGATGGCGAAGAACAAGACGCCAAGGCGGTGGAAAAGGCGAAGGAAGCGGCAGAAGCGGGCATTCGCATTTACACGGTCGGCATCGGTTCCAAGGAAGGTGTTCCTATTCCGGAACCTTCGAAAAATGGAGACGTCTCGTATCACAAGGATCGCTTTGGGAATATTGTGACGACCCATTTGGAAGAAAAGACGTTGCAGGATATCGCAGGCATTACAGGTGCGCGGTATTTTTACGCAAGCCCGGGTGAATTCCAGCTGCAGAAGGTGCTCTCGGAAATTCAGAGCTTAGAAAAGCGGGACACCTCTTCGGACCAGGTGGAAAATTACAAGGACCGTTACCAAATCTTTTTGGCGATCGCGGCGCTGCTCTTTTTGGCAGAAGCGCTCCTTTCGGAACGCGGAAAAAAGCGCAAGCAGGTCGCTGGACGTTTTAGCTGA
- a CDS encoding vWA domain-containing protein, producing the protein MDLANLHFQNPEAFFLLLLGPLLILDWWWHAHKRKSTIKFPALAIAKKAAKGSKVRARYIVPALRMAALCCFVVALARPQNATEVEYTSTDGVDIMLALDVSGSMGTLDMLTRTDQAKLGVMNAEKVLKSGRFWDYSRLGYAKNVMAEFVQKRESDRIGLSVFAGNSYTLVPLTLDYGALLEILQAVDDSSASGNGTAIGDGLMNSLARLEKSDAKSKVVVLLTDGIDNASLVPPLHAAEVAKALGVKVYTIGVGKKSGTFLAFQQNPWTGEISWGEQPIPAENSLDEKTLSQIASSTGGRFYRAESKDDLEKIYSEIDGLEKTEIQTIAYARYQEKFYPWLLVGALLILLELVLANTRFVRIP; encoded by the coding sequence ATGGATCTCGCTAATTTGCATTTTCAAAATCCCGAAGCGTTCTTTTTGCTTTTGCTCGGGCCCCTGTTGATTTTGGACTGGTGGTGGCACGCGCATAAACGAAAAAGTACGATCAAGTTCCCGGCGCTCGCGATTGCCAAAAAGGCGGCGAAGGGCTCTAAAGTGCGTGCCCGCTACATTGTCCCAGCGCTTCGCATGGCTGCGCTTTGCTGCTTTGTCGTGGCTCTCGCTCGTCCGCAGAATGCGACAGAAGTCGAATACACTTCGACGGATGGCGTGGACATTATGCTCGCCTTGGACGTTTCCGGTTCCATGGGAACTCTCGATATGCTGACCCGTACGGATCAGGCAAAGCTCGGGGTGATGAATGCGGAAAAGGTTTTGAAGAGCGGTCGCTTTTGGGACTATTCCCGTTTGGGCTATGCGAAAAACGTGATGGCTGAATTTGTGCAAAAGCGTGAAAGCGACCGCATAGGACTTTCTGTTTTTGCGGGAAACTCTTACACGCTCGTGCCGTTGACTTTGGATTACGGTGCACTGCTTGAAATTTTGCAGGCGGTGGACGATTCCTCGGCTTCGGGCAACGGCACCGCAATTGGCGACGGCTTGATGAATTCCTTGGCGCGTTTAGAAAAGTCCGATGCGAAGTCGAAGGTCGTGGTGCTTTTGACGGACGGCATTGACAATGCGAGCCTTGTTCCGCCTCTCCATGCGGCGGAAGTGGCAAAGGCGCTTGGAGTCAAGGTTTATACGATTGGCGTCGGCAAAAAGAGCGGAACGTTCCTCGCGTTCCAGCAGAACCCTTGGACGGGTGAAATCTCGTGGGGGGAACAGCCGATTCCTGCCGAAAACAGCTTGGATGAAAAAACGTTGAGTCAAATCGCCTCCAGTACGGGCGGACGTTTTTACCGTGCAGAAAGCAAGGACGATTTGGAAAAAATCTATTCCGAAATCGATGGACTCGAAAAGACCGAAATTCAAACGATCGCCTATGCGCGTTACCAGGAAAAGTTTTATCCGTGGCTCCTTGTGGGAGCGCTCTTGATTTTGCTTGAACTTGTGCTCGCGAATACGCGGTTTGTGAGGATTCCATGA
- a CDS encoding DUF58 domain-containing protein — MLSKDILKTVNRIELSVRGSLDSMMAGAYHSSFKGNGVEFSEVREYVPGDDVRSIDWNVTARMGTPYIKKFVEERELTLMLMVDASSSSEFGSGKEMKGEAMAAITALLSFAAVRTGDKVGLLIFTDQVELFIPPAKGRKHVLRLIREILYFKPEHHGTNLQNALEYVGGVLNRRSMIVVMSDFQDSGFDKAFKILCKRHDMLAVSVMDPREMELPPVGLVEFEDPETGETMLVDTGDAAFREAFAHEAKKAQKATRSLFQKMNVDYVLCQVQDEFRDTVNPLVEHFRMLQRRRS, encoded by the coding sequence ATGCTTTCGAAGGATATTCTCAAAACGGTGAACCGCATCGAACTTTCGGTGCGGGGATCTCTCGACTCGATGATGGCTGGCGCTTATCACAGCTCGTTCAAGGGCAATGGCGTCGAATTCAGCGAAGTCCGCGAGTACGTGCCGGGAGATGACGTTCGCTCGATCGATTGGAACGTAACGGCTCGTATGGGGACTCCTTACATCAAGAAGTTCGTGGAAGAACGTGAACTGACCTTGATGCTGATGGTGGATGCGAGTTCCAGTTCGGAATTCGGTTCGGGAAAGGAAATGAAGGGTGAAGCCATGGCGGCCATCACCGCGCTTCTCTCGTTTGCCGCCGTGCGGACGGGCGACAAGGTTGGACTTTTGATTTTTACGGATCAGGTGGAGCTTTTTATTCCGCCTGCGAAAGGGCGCAAGCACGTTTTGCGTTTGATCCGAGAAATCCTGTACTTTAAGCCGGAACATCACGGGACGAATCTACAGAATGCGCTTGAATATGTGGGTGGCGTACTGAATCGTCGTTCGATGATCGTGGTGATGTCGGACTTTCAGGATTCGGGATTCGACAAAGCTTTTAAGATCCTTTGCAAGCGTCACGACATGCTGGCGGTTTCGGTGATGGACCCGCGTGAAATGGAACTGCCGCCGGTGGGACTCGTGGAATTCGAAGATCCGGAAACCGGTGAGACGATGCTTGTGGATACGGGTGATGCTGCCTTCCGTGAAGCCTTTGCGCACGAGGCGAAAAAGGCCCAGAAAGCGACCCGGAGCCTTTTCCAGAAAATGAACGTGGACTATGTGCTGTGCCAGGTTCAGGATGAATTCCGCGACACGGTGAATCCGCTCGTGGAACATTTTAGAATGTTGCAGAGACGTCGGAGTTAA
- a CDS encoding AAA family ATPase, translating into MTNVQELTEKIKDQGYFCTDLLREVEGTVIGQKDMVKSILTGIFADGHILLEGLPGLAKTTAVSAFASAVSLDFKRIQFTPDLLPADLLGTTIYNAKESRFETRKGPLFTNLVLADEINRAPSKVQSALLEAMQERMITIGDETYKLDEPFLVLATQNPIEQEGTYPLPEAQVDRFLLKVKVGYPGKDDEMKILEAVSGTGLKIPSAVANKEDILKARSLVKEIYVDERIREYIVNLVLATRDPASIKKAELTSFISVGGSPRASIGLAKAAKAHAFIEGRGYVTPEDVKAVAMEVLRHRIILSYEAEAEEVSAELVVQKILDSVEVP; encoded by the coding sequence ATGACAAACGTACAAGAATTGACGGAAAAGATTAAGGATCAGGGCTATTTTTGCACAGATCTTTTGCGTGAAGTAGAAGGGACCGTGATCGGTCAAAAGGACATGGTGAAGAGCATTCTCACCGGTATTTTTGCCGACGGTCATATTCTTTTGGAAGGCCTTCCGGGACTTGCGAAGACGACTGCGGTTTCCGCTTTTGCAAGTGCGGTTTCTCTCGACTTTAAGCGTATTCAGTTTACCCCGGATCTTCTCCCGGCGGACTTGCTCGGTACGACGATTTACAACGCGAAGGAATCTCGTTTTGAAACCCGCAAGGGACCTCTCTTTACGAACCTCGTTCTTGCCGATGAAATCAACCGTGCTCCGTCCAAGGTGCAGAGCGCCCTTCTCGAAGCGATGCAGGAACGCATGATTACGATCGGCGATGAAACGTACAAGCTCGACGAACCGTTCCTTGTTCTTGCGACGCAGAACCCGATTGAACAGGAAGGTACGTATCCGTTGCCGGAAGCTCAGGTGGATCGTTTCTTGTTAAAGGTGAAGGTCGGTTATCCGGGCAAGGATGACGAAATGAAGATCCTTGAAGCGGTGAGCGGAACGGGCTTAAAGATTCCGAGTGCCGTGGCGAACAAGGAAGACATTTTGAAGGCGCGTTCCTTGGTGAAGGAAATCTACGTGGATGAACGCATTCGCGAATACATTGTGAACCTTGTTCTTGCGACGCGCGATCCGGCAAGCATCAAGAAAGCGGAATTGACGAGCTTTATTTCGGTCGGCGGTTCTCCGCGTGCTTCGATTGGCCTTGCAAAGGCGGCGAAGGCGCACGCGTTCATCGAAGGCCGCGGTTACGTGACGCCGGAAGATGTGAAGGCTGTGGCGATGGAAGTTCTCCGTCATCGCATCATTTTGAGCTATGAAGCGGAAGCGGAAGAAGTTTCTGCGGAACTCGTTGTCCAGAAGATCTTGGATTCTGTCGAAGTGCCATAA
- a CDS encoding BatD family protein produces the protein MMNEEVLEQSSASVEGSAAVEPAQIKVSVHADALPETIVKGDTFEYRVNVTWEASAGRNALLVVPTSSANTKGVTQIGLREEHSQVVHNGKSVSNTQFVYKLLADDSGNVSIPALHFQIPSAEGAVEVQTDIVSFRIEEPSDTVQFLILGVCVFGIVLGALLVVLQKKRSSEAKKKAVKQEDAELAEEFLLLKKRIAKADSRAWLLDLEKICKSWAMMRYGSDNLEELAKAGTLEGFDSLLEEFAHARYGGGERDAFQNKETWKTAAKLLNIEEDE, from the coding sequence ATGATGAACGAAGAAGTTTTAGAACAAAGTTCTGCAAGTGTTGAAGGTTCGGCTGCTGTGGAACCTGCGCAGATTAAAGTTTCTGTCCATGCGGATGCGCTTCCCGAAACAATCGTTAAAGGCGATACTTTTGAATACCGGGTGAATGTGACCTGGGAAGCTTCGGCGGGGCGGAACGCTCTGCTGGTGGTGCCGACGAGTTCTGCCAATACCAAGGGCGTGACGCAGATCGGGTTGCGAGAAGAACATTCCCAAGTGGTGCATAACGGAAAGTCCGTTTCGAATACGCAGTTCGTGTACAAGCTTTTGGCGGACGATTCGGGGAACGTTTCGATTCCGGCATTGCATTTTCAGATTCCTTCGGCGGAAGGGGCTGTGGAAGTTCAGACGGATATCGTCTCGTTCCGCATTGAAGAGCCTTCGGACACCGTTCAGTTTTTGATTCTGGGCGTGTGCGTGTTTGGAATCGTTCTCGGAGCGCTGTTGGTCGTTCTGCAAAAAAAGAGAAGCTCTGAAGCGAAGAAAAAGGCGGTAAAACAGGAAGACGCAGAACTTGCCGAAGAATTCTTGCTTTTGAAGAAGAGAATCGCCAAGGCGGATAGCCGCGCTTGGTTGCTTGATTTGGAAAAAATTTGTAAATCATGGGCTATGATGCGGTATGGTAGCGATAATCTGGAGGAACTTGCCAAGGCAGGGACTTTGGAAGGTTTTGATTCCCTGCTAGAGGAATTTGCCCATGCTCGTTATGGAGGCGGAGAACGCGACGCTTTCCAAAATAAGGAAACCTGGAAAACCGCAGCAAAACTGTTAAACATTGAAGAAGACGAATGA
- a CDS encoding glycosyl hydrolase family 8, whose product MNLNLCAGSLALLAAFGLSACGGDSASSPDPTLTSSATAYYSSVVTPINSSSSVYDGVSSSLEAALSSSSMAVISSSSSTPVATSSMNSAFIDAATGGTTSGVFPTTADQSVTSSLYDTWKAFHYITLNEEASRYPTWGAEFSTVFGAYTAQGMTAARVIWSTFNSASCTIAEASGSNMYKRGCTVSEGIGYGMLITLFEGDLEAFNALWVYNQAYRNSAYASGRGLMPWLVSSFGWDIPDVSSATDADLDIATSLVLAYYKTGNTGYLNDALTLINALWDNEVNTSNNLLYSGDTPTWKAAANPSYNLSYFSPVALRLFAVVDKNHDWKSVLDAQYAYMKKVQDAGTGVFPDWSDGEGNAINPPNNSAKTTYWTFNKESVRIPWRIAWDYYWFSDERAAEVLNTLNKFIMEKSNNDPASIPAVNYSWNLSVGADIQGQAVPVHWQAAWCATGMAGNSAEWLNSCTTLLNGTSMQTSASSYFPNILQMMYSQLLNGYYTKPSNMGI is encoded by the coding sequence ATGAACTTGAATCTTTGCGCTGGATCTCTTGCCCTGCTTGCCGCTTTTGGTCTTTCGGCTTGTGGTGGCGACAGCGCTTCTTCGCCCGATCCGACTTTGACGTCTTCTGCTACTGCCTATTACAGTAGCGTTGTGACTCCGATTAATTCCTCTTCCTCTGTCTATGATGGCGTTTCTTCCTCTTTGGAGGCTGCTTTAAGCAGCTCTTCGATGGCTGTTATAAGCAGCTCTTCGTCGACGCCGGTGGCGACGTCTTCGATGAACAGCGCCTTTATTGATGCAGCGACGGGTGGAACGACTTCGGGTGTATTCCCGACGACTGCAGATCAGTCGGTGACGTCGAGCCTTTATGATACCTGGAAGGCTTTCCACTACATCACTTTGAATGAAGAAGCTTCCCGTTACCCAACTTGGGGCGCTGAATTTTCGACGGTCTTTGGTGCCTATACGGCGCAGGGCATGACGGCTGCCCGTGTGATTTGGTCGACTTTTAACTCGGCGAGCTGCACGATTGCGGAAGCTTCGGGTTCGAATATGTACAAGCGTGGCTGTACGGTGTCGGAAGGCATTGGTTATGGCATGCTCATTACGCTTTTTGAAGGCGACCTGGAAGCGTTCAACGCTCTTTGGGTTTACAACCAGGCTTACCGTAATTCAGCCTATGCAAGCGGTCGTGGTTTGATGCCGTGGCTCGTGTCGAGCTTCGGTTGGGATATTCCGGATGTGTCGAGTGCAACGGACGCAGACTTGGATATCGCAACCTCCCTCGTTCTCGCCTACTATAAGACGGGCAACACGGGTTACTTGAATGATGCTTTGACTCTGATCAACGCTCTATGGGATAACGAAGTCAATACCTCGAATAACCTCCTCTATTCGGGTGACACGCCGACCTGGAAGGCTGCCGCGAATCCGTCTTACAACTTGAGCTACTTCTCTCCGGTGGCACTTCGCTTGTTCGCCGTGGTGGATAAAAATCATGACTGGAAATCTGTGCTCGATGCTCAGTATGCCTACATGAAGAAGGTGCAGGACGCTGGTACGGGCGTTTTTCCGGACTGGAGCGATGGCGAAGGCAATGCGATCAACCCGCCGAACAACAGTGCAAAGACTACGTACTGGACCTTCAACAAGGAATCCGTGCGTATTCCGTGGCGTATCGCTTGGGATTACTACTGGTTCTCGGATGAACGCGCTGCAGAAGTGCTGAACACCTTGAACAAGTTCATCATGGAAAAGTCGAACAACGATCCGGCTTCAATCCCGGCGGTGAACTACTCTTGGAATTTGAGCGTCGGAGCCGATATCCAAGGCCAGGCGGTTCCTGTGCACTGGCAGGCTGCCTGGTGCGCAACCGGTATGGCTGGCAATTCTGCGGAATGGCTGAATTCTTGCACGACTTTGTTGAACGGAACGTCCATGCAGACATCTGCTTCGAGCTACTTCCCGAATATTCTTCAGATGATGTACAGTCAGCTGTTGAACGGTTACTACACGAAGCCGAGCAATATGGGAATCTAA